The following proteins are encoded in a genomic region of candidate division TA06 bacterium:
- a CDS encoding MBL fold metallo-hydrolase has protein sequence MEEVPSETGRSTVNRVIFLGTGGARFVVFQQIRASGGMWMELDGTTLLVDPGPGSLVKMRTKKEKLDPRNLDAIVLSHAHLDHSADLNVVIEAMTEGGFKKKGQVLLPRQAMEEPGLVLDYLREYVNGFQVMVEGGTYQVGNVELETPIKHIHGLETYGINFRLEDLTLSYVSDSRYFEKLAEVYNGDVLILNVVRAKPSNLDHLCLDDAKAIISKVKPGLAVLTHFGMTVIKAKPWVLAEEMSRETGVKVVAARDGMILDLAEFTSKNEKP, from the coding sequence GTGGAAGAGGTTCCTTCTGAAACTGGAAGGAGCACTGTGAATCGCGTCATATTCCTCGGAACCGGGGGTGCGCGGTTTGTGGTTTTCCAACAGATTCGTGCTTCTGGCGGCATGTGGATGGAACTGGACGGGACAACACTTCTGGTTGATCCCGGGCCCGGCTCACTTGTGAAGATGAGGACGAAAAAGGAAAAACTGGACCCGCGGAATCTGGATGCCATAGTCCTCTCGCACGCGCATCTTGACCACTCTGCGGATTTGAATGTGGTGATTGAAGCCATGACAGAAGGGGGATTCAAGAAGAAAGGTCAGGTCCTTCTTCCCAGGCAGGCCATGGAAGAGCCAGGTCTGGTTCTCGATTACCTGAGAGAGTATGTCAATGGCTTTCAGGTGATGGTGGAAGGGGGGACCTATCAGGTTGGAAATGTCGAACTTGAAACCCCAATCAAACACATCCATGGCCTGGAAACATATGGGATTAACTTCAGGCTGGAAGACTTAACCCTCTCTTATGTTTCAGATTCGCGCTACTTTGAAAAGCTGGCAGAGGTTTACAATGGAGATGTCCTCATTCTGAACGTCGTCAGGGCAAAGCCGAGCAACTTAGACCATCTGTGCCTGGATGATGCAAAAGCGATCATATCAAAGGTCAAGCCAGGGCTGGCCGTCCTGACCCATTTCGGGATGACTGTGATAAAAGCTAAACCGTGGGTTCTGGCCGAGGAGATGTCTAGAGAGACTGGAGTTAAGGTGGTTGCTGCCAGAGATGGGATGATTCTGGATCTGGCCGAGTTCACCAGCAAGAATGAGAAACCATAG
- the mobB gene encoding molybdopterin-guanine dinucleotide biosynthesis protein B, translated as MPTIEMPVPVFAIVGRSGSGKTKFIESLIPELRSRGLRVAYVKHCHKGFSLNHREKDSGRVSEAGAEVVVLVSPERTATIERRGNTLSELVKELASKADIVVAEGFKAEPIQKIEVFRSELGGPLVCGSDPDLLAVISDEAVAIDLPTFGSEKAKEVVDFLEAAIMGKNELEAEVELEVDGSPVEMKGFVKSVISETVIAIVSTLRGVGEPIEIKLRIKKGKGGGKA; from the coding sequence GTGCCGACAATTGAGATGCCGGTACCTGTTTTTGCCATAGTAGGCAGGTCAGGGAGCGGGAAGACAAAGTTCATTGAAAGTCTGATTCCTGAGCTCAGGTCACGGGGCCTCAGGGTGGCCTATGTGAAGCACTGCCACAAGGGATTCAGTCTCAACCACCGGGAAAAAGATTCTGGCAGGGTTTCAGAGGCTGGCGCAGAGGTTGTGGTTCTAGTTTCACCAGAGAGAACAGCCACAATAGAGAGAAGGGGCAATACACTCTCTGAACTGGTAAAGGAACTCGCCTCAAAGGCTGATATTGTTGTGGCAGAGGGCTTTAAGGCTGAGCCCATCCAGAAGATCGAGGTCTTCAGATCTGAGCTAGGTGGTCCTCTTGTGTGTGGTTCTGATCCGGATCTTTTGGCTGTAATTTCAGATGAGGCGGTTGCTATAGATTTGCCCACGTTTGGGTCTGAAAAGGCAAAAGAGGTTGTGGATTTTCTGGAGGCAGCGATAATGGGGAAGAATGAGTTGGAAGCAGAGGTTGAACTAGAGGTGGATGGTTCACCTGTCGAAATGAAAGGCTTCGTGAAGTCGGTGATTTCTGAAACAGTGATTGCTATAGTTTCCACTTTGAGAGGAGTGGGGGAGCCGATTGAAATCAAATTGAGAATCAAGAAAGGAAAGGGAGGTGGTAAGGCCTGA